One region of Priestia megaterium genomic DNA includes:
- a CDS encoding TrkH family potassium uptake protein produces the protein MIISKSGKKHKVKHLEPASILFLGFLGLILLGTGLLMIPAATSDRHHLSFIDALFEATSAVCVTGLAVVDTGTTFTLFGQLILLVLIQVGGWGFMTIGILMFIVLGKKIGLQQRLILKESLNAFSLQGVIALVQRVVLITLAVEGIGALILAIRWSQEMNWGKAIYYGIFHSISAFNNAGFGLEPDNLSKWVGDPTVNIMITLLFIIGGTGFFVIADIFRKRNIRKLSLHTKIVLVSTLLLNVVSTLIIFALEYNNPHTLGELSMGDKWWAAYFQGVVPRTAGFNTLDIGALRLPSKVYMMGLMFIGAAPGSTGGGIKITTFVLILFALWSVLTNKEEINVFRRRIPKSLVYRAFSIATSGIIFVSIIFFLLTITEKGVDMSTLLFETFSASGTVGLSANFTGDLSPIGRILITIMMFIGRVGPLTIGFVLAIRSNKQSKIRYAEEKILIG, from the coding sequence ATGATAATTTCTAAGTCAGGTAAAAAACATAAAGTGAAGCATCTGGAACCTGCAAGTATCTTATTCTTAGGGTTTTTAGGATTAATATTGCTCGGCACCGGCTTGTTAATGATCCCTGCTGCTACAAGTGATAGACATCATTTAAGCTTTATTGATGCTCTCTTTGAAGCCACTTCTGCTGTATGTGTAACAGGACTAGCTGTTGTAGATACCGGAACTACATTTACTTTATTTGGACAGCTCATTCTGCTTGTGCTCATCCAAGTTGGTGGCTGGGGATTCATGACTATTGGTATACTCATGTTTATTGTACTAGGTAAAAAAATTGGATTACAACAAAGGTTAATACTTAAGGAATCTCTAAATGCTTTTTCGCTACAAGGCGTTATTGCATTAGTCCAACGTGTTGTGCTAATTACATTGGCTGTGGAAGGTATTGGAGCGCTTATCCTAGCTATTCGTTGGTCACAAGAAATGAACTGGGGAAAGGCTATTTATTATGGGATATTTCATTCGATATCTGCTTTTAACAATGCAGGATTTGGTTTGGAACCGGATAATTTAAGTAAATGGGTAGGAGATCCAACCGTAAATATTATGATTACATTACTTTTCATAATAGGAGGAACTGGATTTTTTGTCATTGCAGATATTTTTCGGAAACGAAACATAAGGAAGCTTTCTCTTCATACTAAAATTGTATTAGTTTCAACTCTCCTACTAAATGTCGTGAGCACACTAATTATTTTTGCTTTAGAATATAATAACCCTCATACTTTAGGTGAATTAAGCATGGGTGATAAATGGTGGGCAGCTTACTTTCAGGGAGTAGTTCCTCGTACTGCTGGTTTTAATACCTTGGATATTGGGGCGCTCAGATTACCTTCAAAAGTGTATATGATGGGTCTTATGTTTATTGGAGCAGCACCAGGTTCAACAGGTGGTGGAATTAAAATAACGACGTTTGTCTTAATATTGTTTGCTTTATGGTCAGTATTGACAAATAAAGAAGAAATTAATGTTTTTCGACGCCGAATTCCTAAATCGCTTGTTTATAGAGCTTTTTCTATTGCTACTTCTGGAATTATTTTTGTTTCTATTATTTTCTTTTTACTCACAATCACAGAAAAAGGTGTAGATATGTCTACTCTTTTGTTTGAAACGTTCTCTGCTTCCGGAACAGTTGGATTAAGTGCTAATTTTACAGGCGACTTAAGTCCTATCGGACGAATTCTCATTACGATTATGATGTTTATTGGCAGAGTGGGGCCTCTTACCATTGGTTTTGTGCTTGCTATTCGTTCAAATAAACAATCTAAAATTCGGTATGCAGAAGAAAAGATTCTTATTGGTTAA
- a CDS encoding gamma-type small acid-soluble spore protein has translation MNNNQQPNKTSAGTNAAKVKQQNAASASNKFGTEFASETDVQAVKQQNAQAEAKKNQNAGQ, from the coding sequence ATGAATAACAACCAACAACCAAACAAAACTTCAGCAGGAACGAATGCTGCAAAAGTAAAACAACAAAATGCTGCATCTGCGTCTAACAAATTCGGAACAGAATTTGCTAGTGAAACAGATGTACAAGCAGTAAAACAACAAAACGCTCAAGCAGAAGCTAAGAAAAATCAAAACGCTGGACAATAA
- a CDS encoding DUF4430 domain-containing protein produces the protein MLIKKILISLPLFLFFVYSPTNALEMTSTFRIVNDKNVTIASKEVSFQEGETLYEVTKRAFNIEEFQGNIISINGIHSIPKKNIHWAVFVNRNFIELGLDEVTLNENDDVVWALKNWDNQEILK, from the coding sequence ATGCTTATTAAAAAGATACTAATATCTTTACCACTATTCCTTTTTTTTGTTTATTCCCCTACAAACGCATTAGAGATGACGAGTACTTTCAGAATTGTAAATGATAAAAATGTGACTATTGCTTCAAAAGAAGTTTCATTTCAAGAAGGTGAGACATTATACGAAGTAACAAAAAGAGCCTTTAACATAGAAGAATTCCAAGGGAATATTATATCTATAAATGGTATCCATTCAATTCCAAAGAAAAATATACATTGGGCTGTTTTTGTAAACAGGAATTTTATAGAGTTAGGTTTAGATGAAGTTACGCTCAATGAAAATGATGATGTAGTATGGGCTTTGAAAAATTGGGATAACCAAGAAATTTTAAAGTGA